The sequence GCACGCTTCCTTCATTCTTGATTGTTGCGATGCGGGCATCAAGGTCCATCCTCGCGAACACAGCAAGGAGTTCGGGGACCGGGTCTCCGGGACGGGAGAAGAGGTGCGAAGCACAGGTGCAGTCGCTGCACCCAAAGCCGGGGACGCACGCCCCCCCGATGGCGCGGGCGAGGTCGCACTCACAGTCCCGGTCGGTTGCGGCGGTGACGACGGCGGCAGGCGCAAAGTGCGGGTCGAGGAGGAGGTAGTCGATATGCCA is a genomic window of Methanoculleus bourgensis MS2 containing:
- a CDS encoding GIY-YIG nuclease family protein, giving the protein MDKGVYALVLENPCCEVRIGALGVREFAAGRQIYVGSARGSGGLARVRRHLRLARCRDRPPRWHIDYLLLDPHFAPAAVVTAATDRDCECDLARAIGGACVPGFGCSDCTCASHLFSRPGDPVPELLAVFARMDLDARIATIKNEGSVH